Proteins from a genomic interval of Tachyglossus aculeatus isolate mTacAcu1 chromosome 8, mTacAcu1.pri, whole genome shotgun sequence:
- the LOC119931417 gene encoding basic proline-rich protein-like, whose protein sequence is MPVESPAPAGGRPPSAVERLQADKAKYVKGPRGVTAPRRRTPAPPRGPPTPHLDLDTLARLIDLCESPPVPTVTPTATSTVTPTATPVRPRPRPPAPVRRVDADISAPAAPSPRTLGVKAPRPPAAGYPVAGTPKSGLPTPGIPPLGDPPSKPPTFRTPTSGTPTPTSGTPTFWAPTPETPKPGTPKSGTLTPGTPKSGTPTPGTPTFWAPTPETPKSGTPTPGTPKSGTPTPGTPTFWAPTPDTPKSGTPKSGTPTPGTPTFWSSTPGTPKSGTPTPRTPKPGPPTPGTPTPGTPKSGTPTPGTPTFWSSTPWTPKSGTPKSGTPTPGTPITGAPKSGTPTPGTPTSGTPQSGTPTPGTPTPGTPKSGTPTPGTPIFWSSTPGTPKSGTPTPGTPITGAPKSGTPTPGTPTYWSSTPIFWSSTPGTPKSGTPTPGTPITGAPKSGTPTPGTPTYWSSTPGTPKSGTPKSGTPTPGTPKSGTPTPGTPTPGTPKSGTPTPGTPTFWSSTPGTPKTGPPTPRTPKSGPPTPGAPKSGPPSPGTPKSGPPTPGAPKSGPPTPGTPTFWSSTPGTPKSGPPTPRTPKSGPPTPGTPKSGPSTPGTPKSWIPAPEALTFGATTPGTSPFGATAPETPRPPRSGASHPRRPGPPHRSKSDVSERVSDGASARPPSDGSPRSVGTGDGGHGGSPRVPYGVSAVERNARVIKWLYGLRAAQGAQGTKDNKDGAC, encoded by the exons ATGCCCGTGGAGTCCCCCGCCCCGGCCGGGGGTCGCCCGCCCAGCGCTGTGGAGAGGCTGCAGGCCGACAAGGCCAAGTACGTCAAGGGCCCGCGAGGGGTCACGGCCCCACGGAGGAggacccccgccccaccccggggaccccccactccccacctcgaCCTGGACACTCTGGCTCGCCTCATCGACCTCTGCGAGAGCCCACCGGTCCCCACCGTGACCCCCACCGCGACCTCCACCGTGACCCCCACCGCGACCCCCGTCCGCCCCCGGCCGAGACCCCCGGCCCCGGTCCGCCGAGTGGAC GCCGACATCTCCGCACCCGCCGCCCCTTCCCCGAGGACCCTGGGGGTCAAGGCCCCGCGGCCCCCCGCGGCTGGGTATCCCGTAGCCGGGACCCCCAAGTCTGGGCTTCCCACCCCCGGGATCCCCCCGTTGGGGGACCCCCCTTCCAAGCCACCCACGTTCAGGACCCCGACATCTGGGACTCCAACCCCTACATCTGGGACTCCCACATTTTGGGCCCCCACTCCCgagacccccaagcctgggaccCCCAAATCTGGGACTctcacccccgggacccccaagtCTGGAACTCCTACGCCCGGGACTCCCACATTTTGGGCCCCCACTCCTGAGACCCCCAAGTCTGGGACTCCCACCCCGGGGACCCCCAAGTCTGGAACTCCTACGCCCGGGACTCCCACATTTTGGGCCCCCACTCCCGACACCCCCAAGTCTGGGACCCCCAAATCGGGGACtcccacccccgggacccccacatTTTGGAGCTCTACACCCGGGACCCCTAAATCTGGGACTCCCACCCCtaggactcccaaacctgggcctcCCACGCCCGGGACCCCCACACCTGGGACCCCCAAATCGGGGACtcccacccccgggacccccacatTTTGGAGCTCTACACCCTGGACCCCTAAGTCTGGGACTCCCAAATCTGGGACtcccacccccgggacccccataACCGGGGCCCCCAAATCTGGGACTCCCACCCCTGGGACCCCCACCTCCGGGACCCCTCAATCTGGGACtcccacccccgggacccccacccccgggaccccTAAATCTGGGACtcccacccccgggacccccataTTTTGGAGCTCTACACCCGGGACCCCTAAATCTGGGACtcccacccccgggacccccataACCGGGGCCCCCAAATCTGGGACTCCCACCCCTGGGACTCCCACATATTGGAGCTCTACCCCCATATTTTGGAGCTCTACACCCGGGACCCCTAAATCTGGGACtcccacccccgggacccccataACCGGGGCCCCCAAATCTGGGACTCCCACCCCTGGGACTCCCACATATTGGAGCTCTACACCCGGGACCCCTAAATCTGGGACTCCCAAATCTGGGACTCCCACGCCTGGGACCCCCAAATCCGGGACtcccacccccgggacccccacccccgggacccccaaatCTGGGACTCCCACTCCCGGGACCCCCACATTTTGGAGCTCTACACCCGGGACCCCTAAAACTGGGCCTCCCACCCCTAGGACTCCCAAATCTGGGCCTCCCACGCCCGGGGCACCCAAATCTGGGCCTCCCAGCCCCGGGACCCCCAAATCTGGGCCTCCCACCCCCGGGGCCCCCAAATCTGGGCCtcccacccccgggacccccacatTTTGGAGCTCTACACCCGGGACTCCTAAATCTGGGCCTCCCACCCCTAGGACTCCCAAATCAGGGCCtcccacccccgggacccccaaatCAGGGCCTTCCACCCCTGGGACCCCCAAATCTTGGATTCCTGCCCCCGAGGCTTTGACATTTGGGGCCACCACCCCCGGGACCTCTCCATTTGGGGCCACCGCTCCCGAGACCCCCAGGCCGCCCAGATCTGGGGCCTCCCACCCCAGGCGCCCGGGCCCCCCGCATCGCTCCAAGTCGGACGTGAGCGAGCGGGT CTCGGACGGAGCCTCGGCCCGGCCCCCGAGCGACGGGTCCCCGAGAAGCGTGGGCACGGGGGACGGGGGCCACGGGGGGTCCCCCCGGGTCCCCTACGGGGTGTCCGCCGTGGAGCGCAACGCCCGTGTCATCAAGTGGCTGTACGGCCTGCGAGCCGCCCAGGGGGCCCAGGGCACCAAGGATAACAAGGATGgtgcttgctaa
- the RSPO4 gene encoding R-spondin-4, whose amino-acid sequence MVIVGFMSDPWVRGTVLSAGTVLIAVPGDLRGPDGGPRGSCPGCVSCSEENGCLSCRDKLFLHIGRAGLRQVGLCLHDCPRGHFGLRARDANRCKRCGPACESCFSQDFCIRCTSGSFLHRGKCRPTCPSGTQPRPGDDRECQENSMSRRRGKKERAQQKERKLEPSP is encoded by the exons ATGGTCATCGTGGGATTTATGAGCGACCCttgggtgcggggcactgtactgagcgcgggcactgtactgatcgctgtCCCCGGGGatctcc GGGGTCCCGACGGGGGTCCGCGGGGGAGCTGCCCGGGCTGTGTGAGCTGCTCGGAGGAGAACGGCTGCCTGTCCTGCCGCGACAAGCTCTTCCTCCACATCGGCCGCGCCGGGCTGCGCCAGGTGGGCCTCTGCCTCCACGACTGCCCCCGGGGACACTTCGGCCTGCGCGCACGCGACGCCAACCGCTGCAAGA GGTGCGGTCCCGCCTGCGAGAGCTGCTTTAGTCAGGACTTCTGCATCCGCTGCACCAGTGGCTCCTTCCTGCACCGGGGCAAATGCCGGCCCACCTGCCCGTCGGGTACCCAGCCCCGGCCCGGAGACGACCGGGAGTGCCAAG AGAACAGcatgagcaggaggagaggaaagaaggagcggGCACAGCAGAAGGAGAGGAAACTTGAGCCATCTCCCTAA